A genomic segment from Diospyros lotus cultivar Yz01 chromosome 5, ASM1463336v1, whole genome shotgun sequence encodes:
- the LOC127801348 gene encoding uncharacterized protein LOC127801348, which yields MATGDDVMEAGASSILGAVESEKSEEIVSPEDIAWADSCLVKDSEILDCNWDALKAALLEVGTSQPDSLDFSVSGRYSGVFDNEIHPSNEGSQTPLSLGMTDSNEDASSDDEVEQPDDDSRILEKIDKLILKTKRRHPFRPNYSEYLKESENADSEFDMGFPAFAAEESSEDIFRVWDLGIPADSEEDVLIKQLNMAVEETSSQSIASTSDDSGGLEVFKKERLDDILAGLADLSLDQNRG from the coding sequence ATGGCCACGGGAGATGATGTTATGGAAGCTGGTGCCTCTTCAATTCTTGGTGCTGTGGAGTCCGAGAAGAGTGAAGAAATCGTTTCCCCAGAAGATATAGCGTGGGCAGACTCCTGCTTGGTCAAAGATTCTGAAATATTGGATTGTAACTGGGATGCTCTGAAAGCTGCTTTACTGGAAGTCGGAACTTCACAACCTGATTCACTTGACTTCTCTGTATCCGGAAGATACAGTGGCGTGTTTGACAACGAGATCCATCCTTCCAACGAAGGATCACAAACACCGCTTAGTTTAGGAATGACTGATTCTAATGAAGATGCTTCGAGTGATGATGAGGTTGAACAGCCTGATGATGACTCTAGAATACTTGAGAAGATTGATAAGTTGATTTTAAAAACTAAACGGCGGCATCCATTTCGGCCAAATTACAGTgagtatttgaaagaaagtGAAAATGCCGATTCTGAGTTCGACATGGGTTTTCCTGCATTTGCAGCGGAGGAATCAAGTGAGGATATCTTCAGGGTCTGGGATTTGGGCATCCCGGCTGACTCTGAGGAAGACGTACTAATCAAGCAGCTGAATATGGCCGTGGAAGAAACTTCCTCTCAGTCAATAGCTTCAACTTCTGATGATTCTGGTGGGTTAGAAGTTTTCAAGAAGGAGCGGCTTGATGACATCCTAGCTGGCCTTGCTGACCTCTCTTTGGACCAAAACAGAGGATGA